The Anabaena sp. WA102 genome contains a region encoding:
- a CDS encoding glycosyltransferase, with amino-acid sequence MIYFLTVNYYSTYLIKKLINSVRSSQDNNYQIIIINNSPDDNSIYQLKNQSTIIIEAENNLGFGGGCNLGLQWIYNQDKQGIVWIINPDAYLPENTLEKAQLFFNSYQQLSILGTIVYNPEQKIWFAGGRFIPENGAILEVDLLTNNDTDYINCDWVSGCSIIINLNKFSECPLFDHAYFLYYEDFDFCRRYANQGHLIAITKQLSVIHQPSSITNRNIFKKIRYSTYSYLFTINRYTNKSIFTMKLILQIIKATMGLIIKPQAALGKIYGICDYMRNQQHH; translated from the coding sequence ATGATCTATTTTTTAACAGTTAACTATTATTCTACATATCTTATCAAGAAATTAATAAATTCTGTAAGATCTTCTCAAGATAATAACTACCAAATTATTATCATTAATAACTCTCCTGACGATAATTCAATTTATCAACTAAAAAATCAATCAACAATAATTATTGAAGCAGAAAATAATCTTGGTTTTGGTGGAGGTTGTAATTTAGGTTTACAATGGATTTACAATCAAGATAAACAAGGAATAGTTTGGATAATTAATCCAGATGCTTACTTACCAGAAAATACTTTAGAAAAAGCTCAACTCTTTTTTAATTCATATCAACAATTATCAATTTTAGGTACAATTGTTTATAATCCTGAACAGAAAATTTGGTTTGCTGGTGGTCGCTTTATTCCTGAAAATGGCGCAATTTTAGAAGTAGATTTATTAACTAATAACGACACAGATTATATTAATTGTGATTGGGTTTCCGGTTGTAGTATAATAATTAATCTAAATAAATTTTCTGAATGTCCTTTATTTGATCATGCTTATTTTTTATATTATGAAGATTTTGATTTTTGCAGACGTTATGCTAATCAAGGACATTTAATAGCCATTACTAAACAATTAAGTGTCATACATCAACCTTCATCAATTACTAATAGAAACATTTTTAAAAAGATTAGATATAGTACCTATAGTTATTTATTTACAATTAACAGGTATACAAATAAATCAATTTTTACTATGAAACTTATTCTGCAAATCATCAAAGCAACAATGGGATTAATTATAAAACCACAAGCTGCATTAGGAAAAATTTATGGTATATGTGATTATATGAGAAATCAGCAACATCATTAA
- a CDS encoding class I SAM-dependent methyltransferase: MNSLLNEFQIYPLVQTKNSWVDKFALKYTYTLGFCPICGQLTIFLVFNDNLRESGRCIVCHSTNRNRQMAVILLGAIEEVKGLKFRSIKDFVAKAHRLEQLADFKIYNTETTGCLHNLLKELPNYTASEYLSMEYTSGEVINGILHQDLTKTSFPDNSFDVVLSSDVFEHIPKPYEGFQEIYRILKCGGRHIFTVPFYSDRYQDEVRCKLQEDGSINHILPPVYHGDPIRTEGILVYVIFSLEMLVKLSNFGYNSRMYNVKNYWYGILGYSAIVFDTVKI, encoded by the coding sequence ATGAATAGTTTATTAAATGAATTTCAGATTTATCCTTTAGTCCAAACTAAAAATAGTTGGGTTGATAAGTTTGCTTTAAAATATACCTACACTTTAGGTTTTTGTCCAATATGCGGTCAACTAACTATATTCCTAGTATTTAATGATAATTTAAGGGAATCGGGAAGATGTATAGTTTGTCATTCTACAAATCGAAATCGACAAATGGCAGTGATACTTTTGGGTGCAATTGAAGAAGTTAAAGGACTTAAATTTAGAAGCATCAAGGATTTTGTTGCAAAAGCCCATCGCCTAGAACAACTAGCTGATTTTAAAATTTATAATACAGAAACTACAGGGTGTTTACATAATCTCTTAAAGGAATTACCTAATTATACAGCAAGTGAATATTTAAGTATGGAATACACAAGCGGAGAAGTAATTAATGGTATCCTGCATCAAGATTTAACAAAAACTTCTTTTCCTGATAATTCATTTGATGTAGTGCTGAGTAGTGATGTATTTGAACATATTCCCAAGCCCTATGAAGGTTTTCAGGAAATTTACCGTATCCTCAAATGTGGAGGTAGGCATATTTTTACAGTACCTTTTTATAGTGATCGGTATCAAGATGAAGTTAGATGTAAATTGCAAGAAGATGGTTCCATAAATCATATTTTACCGCCTGTTTATCATGGTGATCCTATACGAACAGAAGGCATTTTAGTTTATGTCATTTTTTCCCTAGAGATGCTGGTTAAGTTAAGTAATTTTGGATACAATTCTAGAATGTATAATGTTAAAAATTATTGGTATGGTATTTTGGGGTATAGTGCTATAGTTTTTGATACGGTCAAAATATAA
- a CDS encoding glycosyltransferase, producing MNQEYLQKLLGKQEELKQSQTLLLQIQLELKQKFMALEIKKVSKIHRAWMIFKEEGIRSFLKKLTNKIKQSFNLSKYGAINDLEKIIKYTALDTPEKIKFNFPDSPYPQVSIIIPVYNKFLYTFNALKSLQNQSSNLVSFEVIVIDDNSTDETKEYLSYSSNIQLIVNEQNLGFIRSCNRGAATAKGEFLCFLNNDTQVLPGWLENLVAVITQDHEVGAVGSKLIYANGRLQEAGGIIWQDASGWNYGRLEYPDQPEYNYVRQVDYCSGASLLVRAEIFNNLGGFSEEFLPAYYEDTDLCFAIRELGYKVIYQPKSQLIHYEGITSGTSLESGIKSYQKANRYKFLLKWQDQLQHYLTPEAENAELAARRLQGNKTILIIDSYVPLHDQESGSYRLFNIIQILINLGYFVIFLPDNGFAQEPYTSELQNLGVEVLYATHQQPNLEDQLIKRLKLIDIAWICRPELCSKYINIIRRKSKINIIYDTVDLHFLRIKREQELIPQSDRNSSLPSWEELRDMELNMARIANSTVVVTDVEKKILEDFCISNVFVVPNIHHQYQGKLPDFEQRNGLLFIGGYRHPPNVDAVIWMCREIMPLIWQKQPNIKITLLGSNPPTKIKNLARDERIEVPGYIQDVEPYFLKSRVFVAPLRYGAGMKGKIGQSLSYGLPTVTTSIGAEGMGLTHDFDVLIADEVKDFVQFVLMVYNNYELWSLLSRNSLKLINQYSPQAMKSVLRQLLEFMDSDN from the coding sequence ATGAATCAAGAGTATTTGCAAAAATTACTAGGAAAACAAGAAGAATTGAAACAAAGTCAAACTTTACTATTACAAATTCAGCTTGAATTGAAGCAGAAATTTATGGCTCTTGAAATTAAGAAAGTTAGTAAAATTCACAGAGCATGGATGATTTTCAAAGAAGAGGGTATAAGAAGCTTTCTTAAAAAACTAACTAATAAAATTAAACAGAGTTTTAACTTATCAAAATATGGAGCTATTAATGATTTAGAAAAAATAATAAAATATACAGCGCTTGATACTCCTGAAAAAATAAAATTTAACTTTCCTGATTCTCCATATCCCCAAGTATCCATTATTATACCCGTTTACAATAAATTTCTTTATACTTTTAATGCTTTAAAATCTTTACAAAATCAATCATCAAACTTAGTTAGCTTTGAGGTTATTGTCATTGATGATAATTCAACTGACGAAACTAAAGAGTATTTAAGTTATTCGTCAAATATTCAGCTTATAGTTAATGAGCAGAATCTTGGTTTTATTCGTTCTTGTAATCGTGGTGCTGCAACAGCAAAAGGTGAGTTTTTATGTTTTTTAAATAATGATACTCAGGTGTTGCCTGGATGGTTAGAAAATTTAGTTGCAGTAATCACACAAGATCATGAAGTAGGTGCTGTTGGTTCAAAGTTAATTTATGCAAATGGTAGACTTCAAGAAGCGGGAGGAATTATTTGGCAAGATGCCTCTGGCTGGAATTATGGGAGATTAGAATATCCTGATCAGCCTGAGTATAATTATGTAAGACAGGTTGATTATTGTTCAGGGGCAAGTTTACTAGTTAGAGCCGAAATCTTCAACAATTTGGGTGGTTTCTCGGAGGAGTTTCTACCTGCATATTATGAAGATACTGATTTATGTTTTGCTATTCGAGAATTGGGATACAAGGTTATATACCAGCCGAAATCCCAATTAATTCATTATGAAGGAATTACTTCTGGTACTAGCTTAGAAAGTGGTATTAAGAGCTATCAAAAAGCTAATCGTTATAAATTTTTGCTTAAATGGCAAGATCAATTACAGCATTATCTTACTCCTGAAGCAGAAAACGCGGAGTTGGCAGCTAGAAGATTACAAGGAAACAAAACTATTTTGATAATAGATAGTTATGTCCCTTTGCATGATCAAGAGTCGGGTTCTTACAGACTATTTAATATAATTCAAATTCTTATCAACCTTGGATATTTTGTAATTTTTCTCCCAGATAATGGCTTTGCTCAAGAACCCTACACATCGGAACTACAAAATCTCGGTGTTGAAGTGTTATATGCTACGCATCAACAACCTAATTTAGAAGATCAGTTGATTAAACGACTAAAACTAATTGACATTGCTTGGATATGCCGACCTGAGTTATGTAGTAAGTATATAAATATAATCAGAAGAAAGTCGAAAATAAATATCATTTATGATACAGTAGATTTACATTTTTTACGGATAAAACGAGAACAAGAGTTAATACCTCAGAGCGATAGGAATTCTAGCTTACCATCTTGGGAAGAATTGCGAGACATGGAATTAAATATGGCTAGGATAGCTAATTCAACAGTTGTTGTTACAGATGTTGAGAAAAAGATTTTAGAGGATTTCTGTATCAGTAATGTTTTCGTTGTACCGAATATACACCACCAATATCAAGGAAAGTTACCAGATTTTGAGCAGAGAAATGGTTTATTATTTATTGGTGGCTACAGGCATCCACCCAATGTAGATGCAGTAATTTGGATGTGCAGGGAAATTATGCCTTTAATTTGGCAGAAACAACCTAATATCAAGATTACTTTATTAGGCAGTAATCCACCAACAAAAATAAAAAATTTAGCAAGGGATGAGCGAATCGAAGTTCCTGGATATATTCAAGATGTAGAACCATATTTTCTGAAGAGTCGCGTTTTCGTTGCACCTTTAAGATATGGTGCTGGTATGAAAGGTAAAATTGGTCAAAGTCTTTCCTATGGTTTACCAACAGTCACAACATCTATTGGTGCAGAGGGAATGGGATTAACTCATGATTTCGATGTTTTAATAGCTGATGAAGTTAAAGATTTTGTTCAATTCGTTTTAATGGTTTATAATAACTATGAACTTTGGTCTTTACTCTCTCGTAATTCTTTAAAGCTAATTAATCAATATAGCCCACAAGCGATGAAATCAGTTTTAAGGCAATTACTTGAATTTATGGATAGTGATAATTAA
- a CDS encoding class I SAM-dependent methyltransferase: MEFTGERYIPSVDGQIKYEHLHRYALCFEFVVGKTVLDIASGEGYGSALLAKLAKSVVGVDISVDTVEYASKAYQTYENLKFMVGSCESIPLPENSIDVVVSFETIEHHDQHEKMMQEIKRVLRPGGILIISSPNRLTYSDETNYSNPFHVKELYYDELVNLIGNHFQYSKIYGQRLGIGSFIFPLEDTEAKNIKAYTGDINNLSQKICSLNSPLYFVAICSDKLEKIQPPVESLYIYESDDLLKVFEINLHKTQEMLQYSQSQTYQTQIELERAYQEWQKTQRLLQQAQTEWQEAQNIIQAMESSKFWKIRQFWFKLKQIFITRH, translated from the coding sequence ATGGAATTTACGGGTGAAAGATACATTCCCTCTGTTGATGGACAAATCAAATATGAGCATCTACATCGGTATGCTTTATGTTTTGAATTTGTAGTTGGTAAAACTGTCTTAGATATTGCTTCAGGTGAAGGATATGGTTCTGCTTTATTGGCTAAATTAGCAAAGTCTGTAGTTGGAGTAGATATTAGTGTTGATACTGTTGAGTACGCATCTAAAGCATATCAAACCTATGAAAACCTTAAGTTTATGGTCGGTTCATGCGAATCTATACCATTACCAGAAAACTCTATTGATGTAGTAGTATCTTTTGAAACTATTGAGCATCATGATCAACATGAAAAGATGATGCAAGAGATTAAAAGGGTTTTAAGACCAGGTGGGATATTAATTATTTCTTCCCCCAATCGTCTAACTTATTCAGATGAAACAAATTATTCAAATCCCTTTCATGTCAAAGAACTTTATTATGATGAATTAGTTAATTTAATAGGTAACCATTTTCAATATAGTAAAATATATGGTCAAAGATTGGGGATAGGGTCTTTTATTTTTCCCTTGGAGGATACGGAAGCAAAAAATATTAAAGCTTATACAGGGGATATAAATAATTTAAGTCAAAAAATTTGCAGTTTGAATTCTCCTCTCTATTTTGTCGCTATATGTTCTGACAAATTAGAGAAAATACAACCTCCTGTGGAATCTTTATATATTTATGAATCTGATGATTTACTCAAAGTATTTGAAATAAATTTACATAAGACGCAAGAAATGCTACAGTATTCGCAGTCTCAAACCTACCAAACTCAGATAGAATTAGAGCGAGCCTATCAGGAATGGCAGAAAACTCAAAGACTTCTCCAACAAGCTCAAACTGAATGGCAAGAAGCTCAAAATATTATTCAAGCAATGGAATCTAGCAAATTTTGGAAAATTCGTCAATTTTGGTTTAAACTGAAACAAATATTTATAACTCGACATTAA
- a CDS encoding ABC transporter ATP-binding protein — MGEEIAISLKNVSKCFKRYARPVDRLKELLLPGKSYAQEFWALRDINLDICKGETFGIIGQNGSGKSTLLQIIAGTLTPTTGQVLVNGRVSALLELGSGFNPEFTGRQNVFFNGRILGLTQEEIENKFDDIAAFADIGDFIDQPVKSYSSGMFVRLAFAVAVNVEPNILIVDEALAVGDGIFVHKCMAKIKDFQDLGGTILFVSHDSGSVSRLCSQAIWINEGKFVEKGKPAEVCKHYQAWIYEEINNRQKLLITEKIPIHKSHNQNLNDEVNSEFLMKKINNPYTENPYYKFQTIERFGTGRAEIINIELLDCNSQTINFIYPGEEIYLKVTIITHDEIEKLIIGCSLYDRLRTPLTAWNTYQLGTKLSKINQGSIVTTTFNFKWPEINGGSYIIEPAVADGTQDNHEMLDWLQCGYVINSSVTEITFGIFKIPNINTSINYRQITELEILNSISS; from the coding sequence ATGGGAGAAGAAATTGCAATTTCCCTAAAAAATGTATCAAAGTGCTTTAAGCGTTATGCTCGTCCTGTAGATAGGCTTAAAGAATTGTTGTTACCTGGAAAATCCTATGCACAGGAGTTTTGGGCTTTAAGAGATATTAACTTAGATATTTGTAAAGGCGAAACTTTTGGGATTATCGGACAAAATGGATCTGGTAAAAGTACACTTCTACAAATTATTGCGGGGACACTAACACCAACTACAGGACAAGTATTAGTTAATGGCAGAGTTTCGGCTTTATTAGAATTAGGAAGTGGTTTTAATCCTGAGTTTACTGGGAGGCAAAATGTATTCTTTAATGGACGTATTCTAGGTTTAACTCAGGAAGAGATAGAAAATAAGTTTGATGATATAGCTGCTTTTGCCGATATTGGGGATTTTATCGATCAGCCAGTAAAAAGTTATTCTAGTGGTATGTTTGTTCGTTTAGCATTTGCAGTAGCGGTAAATGTTGAACCAAATATTTTAATTGTTGATGAGGCTTTAGCAGTTGGTGACGGAATTTTTGTACATAAATGTATGGCAAAAATTAAAGATTTTCAAGATTTAGGCGGAACAATTCTATTTGTTTCCCATGATAGTGGTTCAGTTTCAAGACTTTGCTCACAAGCAATCTGGATAAATGAAGGTAAATTTGTAGAAAAGGGAAAACCAGCAGAGGTTTGTAAGCACTATCAGGCTTGGATATATGAAGAAATAAATAACCGTCAAAAGTTACTCATCACAGAAAAAATTCCTATTCATAAATCACATAATCAAAACTTAAATGATGAAGTAAACTCGGAATTTTTAATGAAAAAAATAAACAATCCTTACACAGAAAACCCGTATTACAAATTTCAAACTATTGAACGATTTGGCACAGGAAGGGCGGAGATAATCAACATCGAATTGTTAGACTGTAATAGCCAAACTATAAACTTTATTTATCCAGGAGAAGAAATTTATTTAAAAGTTACTATAATTACTCATGATGAAATTGAAAAACTCATTATAGGTTGTTCACTTTACGATAGATTACGTACACCACTCACAGCTTGGAATACTTACCAATTGGGTACAAAATTGAGTAAGATAAATCAGGGTAGTATTGTTACTACTACATTTAATTTTAAATGGCCAGAAATTAACGGAGGCAGCTATATCATTGAACCAGCGGTGGCTGACGGTACGCAGGATAACCATGAAATGCTAGATTGGCTACAGTGTGGATATGTAATTAATTCTTCGGTAACAGAAATTACGTTTGGTATATTCAAAATACCTAATATAAATACATCTATTAATTATAGGCAAATAACAGAGTTAGAAATCTTAAATTCAATTAGTAGTTGA
- a CDS encoding ABC transporter permease → MEIIRKIVKLRRILPIDGKWWGKFDLLRTLVRRDLEARYKGSVLGNLWPLLNQLSQLLIYTYVFSVVLKVKLHTLKGLPENNFTFGLWLFAGLLPWIAFTGGLMQSAGSVIGQPNLVKKVVFPLALLPLVPILSTFIESSFGLMALIFFVAITTHTLHTTLALLPLVWLTQLLLTAGLGYLTAGLTVFLRDIPQTMGVLLNVWMYLTPIIYPASAIPEAFRKWVFWLNPMAAIAEVYRDIVLVGEVQHWSEWGVASAISVMIFYCGFTVYKRLRPAFADVL, encoded by the coding sequence GTGGAGATTATACGTAAGATAGTCAAACTAAGACGGATTCTACCGATAGATGGAAAATGGTGGGGGAAATTCGACTTACTGAGAACTTTAGTCCGTCGGGATTTGGAAGCAAGGTATAAAGGTTCTGTATTAGGTAATTTGTGGCCTTTACTTAATCAGTTATCACAATTACTAATTTACACCTATGTATTTTCCGTAGTGCTGAAGGTGAAACTGCACACTTTAAAGGGTTTACCAGAAAATAATTTTACCTTTGGCTTGTGGCTGTTTGCGGGGTTATTACCCTGGATTGCTTTTACAGGTGGACTTATGCAGTCTGCTGGTTCAGTAATAGGACAGCCGAATTTAGTTAAGAAGGTGGTATTTCCTCTGGCGTTGTTACCTCTAGTGCCAATTTTATCAACGTTTATTGAAAGTTCCTTTGGTTTAATGGCATTGATATTTTTCGTAGCTATCACGACTCATACTTTACATACTACCTTGGCTCTGTTACCCTTAGTTTGGCTGACACAGTTATTATTAACTGCTGGGTTGGGTTATTTGACAGCGGGGCTAACAGTGTTTTTGAGAGATATTCCACAAACAATGGGAGTATTATTAAATGTGTGGATGTACTTGACACCGATTATCTATCCGGCTTCAGCAATTCCTGAAGCCTTCCGAAAATGGGTGTTTTGGTTAAATCCCATGGCAGCTATAGCAGAAGTTTATCGGGATATAGTTTTAGTGGGGGAGGTACAGCATTGGAGTGAGTGGGGTGTAGCTTCGGCGATATCAGTTATGATATTTTATTGTGGGTTTACAGTTTATAAGCGATTGCGTCCAGCATTTGCTGATGTATTGTGA
- a CDS encoding Uma2 family endonuclease: MALTAQEIEALMPDCTELLSDEPEMESSLHYTQLLILVTCLEWLWRNREDFFIGANLSVYYSRQQLKNRDFRGPDFFLVKDTEKRPRLSWVIWEEDGKYPNVIIELLSDSTAKVDKGLKKQLYQNQFRTPEYFWFSPNTLELVGWRLTDSEYKTIPASENAWYWSQELGLYLGVWEDKLRYFTVEGKLVPTPEEANLEEIKKAEFEHQRAELERQRAESEHQRAESERQRADDAENKAAILAQKLRELGIEADIL; the protein is encoded by the coding sequence ATGGCTTTAACCGCACAAGAAATAGAAGCATTAATGCCAGATTGCACTGAACTACTCAGCGACGAACCAGAAATGGAAAGCTCTTTACACTATACACAACTATTAATATTAGTAACTTGTTTAGAATGGTTATGGCGTAATAGAGAAGATTTTTTTATTGGTGCAAATCTTAGCGTTTACTATAGCCGACAACAGTTAAAAAATCGAGACTTTAGAGGACCAGACTTTTTTTTAGTTAAAGATACGGAAAAACGTCCACGTCTTTCTTGGGTAATATGGGAAGAAGATGGTAAATATCCCAATGTAATAATTGAATTACTTTCTGATTCTACAGCGAAGGTAGATAAGGGATTGAAAAAACAGTTGTATCAAAATCAATTCCGCACCCCTGAGTATTTTTGGTTTTCCCCGAATACCTTAGAATTGGTAGGATGGCGATTAACAGACAGTGAGTATAAAACTATTCCAGCATCAGAAAATGCCTGGTATTGGAGTCAGGAGTTAGGTTTATATCTAGGGGTTTGGGAAGATAAGTTAAGATATTTTACTGTTGAAGGAAAATTAGTCCCTACACCAGAAGAAGCTAATTTAGAAGAGATTAAAAAAGCTGAATTTGAACATCAAAGGGCTGAACTTGAACGTCAAAGGGCTGAATCTGAACATCAAAGGGCTGAATCTGAACGTCAAAGGGCTGATGACGCAGAGAATAAAGCAGCTATTCTAGCGCAAAAATTAAGGGAGTTAGGTATTGAAGCCGATATTTTATAA
- a CDS encoding ABC transporter permease: MTLSLKDNLNWLQVQRYCELLHVLVGRTLKVRYRGSFLGVYWSLLNPLIMTGLYTAIFGATFASYYGNSIINYMLAALTGLLVINFFSACTSQALTSVVGNGALLNKIQLPVSVFPVSMISSNVFQFSVGAFPLLAIMTLLNSKSLINVIALVFPFLALILVSTGVGFLVSALYVFFRDLPYFYELVVFVIWISSPIFYPAAIVPKPVKQFLGLNPLSPIIESLRQITLSGSPPDLGLIWGALLSGIIILALGWTCFHLWRHQFMDLL, translated from the coding sequence ATGACACTTTCCCTGAAAGATAATTTAAATTGGTTACAAGTGCAGCGTTATTGCGAACTCCTGCACGTCTTAGTTGGACGGACACTTAAAGTCCGTTATCGGGGGTCTTTTCTAGGGGTTTATTGGTCACTATTGAACCCATTGATTATGACAGGGTTGTATACTGCCATCTTTGGTGCTACCTTTGCATCCTACTATGGTAACTCCATCATTAACTATATGCTGGCAGCGCTGACAGGACTGTTAGTAATTAATTTTTTCTCCGCTTGCACATCCCAAGCTTTAACCAGCGTAGTCGGCAATGGTGCATTATTAAATAAGATTCAGTTACCAGTTAGTGTTTTTCCGGTATCAATGATTTCGTCCAATGTCTTTCAGTTTTCAGTGGGAGCATTTCCGTTACTAGCAATTATGACATTGCTTAATTCCAAAAGTCTCATCAATGTCATCGCTTTAGTATTTCCATTTTTAGCATTAATTTTAGTTTCTACAGGAGTCGGTTTTTTAGTCAGCGCTTTGTACGTATTTTTCAGGGATTTACCTTACTTTTATGAATTAGTAGTATTTGTAATTTGGATTAGCAGTCCGATCTTTTACCCAGCAGCTATTGTTCCCAAGCCGGTAAAACAGTTTTTAGGTTTGAACCCCTTATCCCCAATCATCGAAAGTCTCCGTCAGATTACATTATCAGGTTCTCCACCAGATTTAGGTCTGATTTGGGGGGCTTTACTGAGTGGCATCATTATTTTAGCCTTGGGATGGACTTGTTTTCACCTGTGGCGGCATCAATTTATGGATTTGCTGTAA
- a CDS encoding Uma2 family endonuclease, giving the protein MTTTIKLTDVTIEYPSSDGEPVAETYIHLYAILTTLEVLKQYLAGRQATVLANQFLYYAQSFPKLRVAPDVMVIFDVPPGGRDNYKVWEEGQVPQVVLEMTSAGTQRQDQEQKKLLYEQLGILEYWLFDPKGEWINKKLQGYRLQDEIYQPITDSLSQPLGLRLEVEGELLRFYRLDTGDKLLIPTELAEKAESERQRADDAEAKVAILAQRLRELGIDSDSL; this is encoded by the coding sequence ATGACTACAACCATAAAGTTAACCGATGTCACCATCGAATATCCTAGCTCTGATGGAGAACCCGTGGCAGAAACCTATATACATCTCTATGCGATTTTAACTACTTTAGAAGTTTTAAAACAGTACCTAGCAGGAAGACAAGCAACGGTACTCGCAAATCAATTTTTATACTATGCTCAAAGTTTTCCGAAATTAAGAGTAGCACCAGATGTGATGGTAATTTTTGATGTGCCACCTGGAGGTAGAGATAATTATAAGGTCTGGGAAGAAGGTCAAGTTCCCCAAGTTGTCTTGGAAATGACCAGTGCCGGAACTCAAAGGCAGGATCAAGAGCAAAAGAAGTTATTGTATGAACAATTAGGGATTTTAGAATATTGGTTATTTGACCCGAAAGGAGAATGGATTAACAAAAAGTTACAGGGGTATCGTTTACAGGATGAGATTTATCAACCCATTACCGATAGTTTATCTCAGCCGTTGGGATTGCGTCTAGAAGTGGAAGGGGAGCTTTTAAGATTTTACCGTCTTGATACAGGTGATAAATTACTCATACCTACAGAATTGGCAGAAAAGGCTGAAAGTGAACGCCAAAGGGCTGATGATGCGGAGGCTAAAGTAGCAATTTTGGCTCAACGGTTAAGGGAGTTAGGTATTGACTCTGATAGTTTGTAA
- the petP gene encoding cytochrome b6f subunit PetP, with amino-acid sequence MDIGQKVKVIRLRDRVSSTIAQKLGKIGTIEGYKVTDGKGIGVVVKFDDNSSTWFFEDEIRPA; translated from the coding sequence ATGGACATCGGACAGAAAGTTAAGGTGATTCGTTTGCGCGATCGCGTATCCTCTACTATCGCTCAAAAACTCGGCAAAATTGGCACTATCGAAGGCTACAAAGTCACAGATGGTAAAGGAATTGGTGTGGTAGTCAAGTTTGACGACAACTCCTCCACTTGGTTTTTTGAAGATGAAATCAGACCAGCTTAG
- a CDS encoding Get3/ArsA fold putative tail anchor-mediating ATPase NosAFP translates to MALILTFLGKNGIARSKIAIAAAISLATQGKRVLLAGLADPTLSILLNTPLTPDPQEISPNLQAVQFQASVLLERNWEEVKKLEAQYLRTPIFKEVYGQELVVLPGMDNALALNAIREYDASGKYDAIIYDGTGDAASLRMLGMPESLSWYVRRFRQLFVNSDLGKTISESPLIQPLISSLFNFNWTADNFSQPTNQVNNFLEEGKAALANPRRVAAFLVTTSEPIDMANSRYLWGSAQQIGLTIGGAILFAGAEQPNLSEEFAPLPVSIVPDVVNGEWQPLIDALPNLIEQALQANPPIEIDVHNRQVRLFLPGFDKKQVKLTQQGPEVTVEAGDQRRNIFLPPALSGKPVTGAKFQNSYLIISF, encoded by the coding sequence ATGGCCTTGATACTGACGTTTTTGGGCAAAAACGGCATCGCTCGCAGTAAGATAGCGATCGCCGCAGCCATTAGTTTGGCAACACAAGGCAAACGGGTACTCCTAGCAGGACTAGCAGATCCAACATTGTCAATTCTACTCAATACTCCTCTGACTCCTGACCCCCAGGAAATCTCTCCCAATCTCCAAGCAGTACAGTTTCAAGCATCTGTACTGCTAGAACGCAACTGGGAGGAAGTGAAAAAATTAGAGGCTCAATACCTCCGCACACCAATTTTTAAAGAGGTTTATGGGCAAGAATTGGTAGTATTACCGGGCATGGATAACGCCCTCGCTCTCAATGCGATTCGTGAATATGATGCCAGTGGCAAATATGACGCGATTATTTATGATGGTACGGGCGATGCTGCTAGTTTGCGAATGTTGGGAATGCCAGAATCTTTAAGTTGGTATGTCAGACGATTTCGGCAATTATTTGTTAACTCTGATTTAGGGAAAACAATTTCTGAATCACCCCTAATTCAACCTTTAATTAGTAGCCTTTTCAATTTTAATTGGACTGCTGATAATTTTTCCCAACCTACTAACCAAGTTAATAATTTCCTCGAAGAAGGTAAAGCTGCCCTGGCTAATCCTCGGCGCGTTGCTGCTTTTTTGGTGACAACATCTGAACCTATTGACATGGCAAATTCCCGTTATTTATGGGGAAGCGCTCAACAAATTGGTTTAACTATTGGTGGCGCAATTTTATTTGCTGGGGCAGAACAACCTAATTTATCTGAGGAATTTGCACCTCTACCTGTGAGCATAGTTCCTGATGTTGTCAATGGTGAATGGCAACCTCTGATAGATGCTTTACCCAACTTGATTGAGCAAGCATTACAAGCTAACCCACCCATTGAAATTGACGTGCATAATCGCCAAGTACGCCTATTTTTACCTGGTTTCGACAAAAAACAGGTAAAACTCACTCAACAGGGTCCAGAGGTTACAGTAGAAGCCGGAGATCAAAGACGTAATATCTTCCTCCCCCCTGCTTTAAGCGGTAAACCTGTCACAGGTGCAAAGTTTCAAAATAGTTATTTGATAATTTCTTTTTAG